One Amycolatopsis thermophila DNA segment encodes these proteins:
- a CDS encoding DedA family protein codes for MNWTDLSAVGYPTLFLGVLIGSIVPIVPTGAVVGAAAAVAMTTGHLSLPLVLLLAAAGAMVGDVVTFAIARLGSDAAIRWLARGQKPERLVSAQQRFRRQGWQLVVVGRLLPAGRIPVLLAAGAVAYPWRRLLPATAVACVLWAIAYALLGVVSGGLFDSPLVATLLAAVLVLLVTGVINLVAKRRRERAKVGDRG; via the coding sequence GTGAACTGGACCGACTTGTCGGCCGTCGGCTACCCGACCCTCTTCCTGGGCGTGCTGATCGGCTCGATCGTGCCGATCGTCCCCACCGGCGCCGTCGTCGGCGCCGCGGCGGCGGTCGCGATGACGACCGGACACCTGTCGCTGCCGCTCGTGCTGCTGCTCGCGGCCGCGGGGGCGATGGTGGGCGACGTCGTCACGTTCGCGATCGCGCGCCTGGGCAGTGACGCGGCGATCCGCTGGCTGGCGCGCGGGCAGAAGCCGGAACGCCTCGTCTCGGCGCAGCAGCGCTTCCGGCGGCAGGGGTGGCAGCTCGTGGTCGTCGGGCGGTTGCTGCCGGCCGGGCGGATCCCGGTGCTGCTCGCCGCGGGCGCGGTGGCCTACCCGTGGCGGCGGCTGCTGCCCGCGACCGCCGTCGCGTGCGTGCTGTGGGCGATCGCGTACGCGCTGCTGGGCGTGGTCAGCGGCGGGCTGTTCGACTCGCCACTCGTCGCGACGCTGCTGGCCGCCGTGCTGGTACTGCTGGTGACGGGTGTGATCAACCTGGTGGCGAAGCGCCGCCGGGAGCGGGCGAAGGTGGGGGACAGGGGATGA
- a CDS encoding 2-keto-4-pentenoate hydratase: MDATAVREAADLLLQAYAAGKPIAPLIESHPGATVEDAYRIQLDQVRVWTGEGDEVKGHKVGLASAAMQRQMGVDQPDYGHLTGSMFHLEHQPIPVGRFLQPRIEPEIAFVLGRKLSGPGVTVADAVRAVDFVVPALEIVDSRIEDWRISIVDTIADNASSGGVVLGSRPTSLSTVDLRLAGCTLHANGELVATGAGGAVLGSPLNALVWLANTVGPLGIDLEPGHVVLPGSMTRAIPLRPGDTVVSTVAGLGSVTAVFGSKEDA; encoded by the coding sequence ATGGATGCGACAGCGGTACGGGAGGCGGCCGACCTCCTGCTGCAGGCCTACGCGGCGGGCAAGCCCATCGCGCCCCTGATCGAGAGCCACCCGGGCGCGACCGTCGAGGACGCCTACCGGATCCAGCTGGACCAGGTGCGCGTGTGGACCGGCGAGGGTGACGAGGTCAAGGGGCACAAGGTCGGGCTCGCGTCGGCGGCGATGCAGCGCCAGATGGGCGTCGACCAGCCCGACTACGGTCACCTGACCGGCAGCATGTTCCACCTGGAGCACCAGCCGATCCCCGTCGGCCGGTTCCTGCAGCCGCGCATCGAACCGGAGATCGCGTTCGTGCTGGGCCGGAAGCTGTCCGGACCCGGGGTGACGGTGGCCGACGCGGTGCGCGCCGTCGACTTCGTGGTCCCGGCGCTGGAGATCGTCGACTCGCGGATCGAGGACTGGCGGATCTCGATCGTGGACACGATCGCGGACAACGCCTCGTCGGGCGGGGTGGTGCTGGGCAGCCGGCCGACCTCGCTGTCCACAGTGGATCTCCGGTTGGCCGGGTGCACGCTGCACGCCAACGGTGAGCTGGTGGCCACCGGCGCGGGTGGCGCGGTGCTCGGATCACCCCTGAACGCGCTGGTGTGGCTCGCGAACACGGTCGGGCCGCTGGGCATCGACCTGGAACCGGGGCACGTCGTGCTGCCCGGTTCGATGACCAGGGCGATCCCGTTGCGGCCGGGTGACACGGTGGTGTCGACGGTCGCCGGGCTGGGCAGTGTCACCGCGGTGTTCGGGTCGAAGGAGGACGCGTGA
- a CDS encoding glutamate synthase subunit beta, giving the protein MADPKGFLTTPRETPRTRPVPLRLLDWKEVYEDFASNKLEKQAGRCMDCGIPFCHQGCPLGNLIPEWNTLVWGDDWRDAIERLHATNNFPEFTGTLCPAPCETACVLGINNDPVTIKRVEISIVDRAWEEGWIKPQPPVTRTGKKVAVVGSGPSGLAAAQQLTRAGHDVVVFERADAIGGLLRYGIPEFKMEKRRLDRRLEQMRAEGTEFRTGVNVGVDITAEELRSSYDAVVLAGGATAWRDLPAPGRDTKGVHQAMEYLPLANRVAAGTLETSPISAEGKHVVVIGGGDTGADCVGTAHRQGAASVTQLEIMPRPPETRSEAHPWPMYPMIFRVSSAHEEGGERLYSVSTQEFLADDEGNLRALRLVEVRNEGGKFVEVEGTVRELPAQLVLLAMGFVGPQREGLLEQLGVELDARGNVARDENFRTSVDNVFVAGDMGRGQSLIVWAIAEGRSAAAGVDAYLTGRNVLPAPIAPTDRPIA; this is encoded by the coding sequence ATGGCTGACCCGAAGGGTTTCCTGACGACGCCGCGCGAGACGCCGAGGACCCGTCCGGTCCCGCTGCGGCTGCTCGACTGGAAAGAGGTCTACGAGGACTTCGCGTCGAACAAGCTGGAGAAGCAGGCCGGGCGCTGCATGGACTGCGGCATCCCGTTCTGCCACCAGGGCTGCCCGCTGGGCAACCTGATCCCGGAGTGGAACACGCTGGTCTGGGGCGACGACTGGCGCGACGCGATCGAGCGCCTGCACGCCACGAACAACTTCCCGGAGTTCACCGGGACGCTGTGCCCGGCGCCGTGCGAGACCGCGTGCGTGCTGGGGATCAACAACGACCCGGTCACCATCAAGCGGGTCGAGATCTCCATTGTGGACCGGGCGTGGGAGGAGGGCTGGATCAAGCCCCAGCCCCCGGTGACGCGCACCGGCAAGAAGGTCGCCGTGGTCGGGTCCGGCCCGTCGGGTCTCGCGGCGGCGCAGCAGCTGACCCGCGCCGGGCACGACGTGGTCGTGTTCGAGCGGGCCGACGCGATCGGCGGGCTGCTGCGGTACGGCATCCCCGAGTTCAAGATGGAGAAGCGGCGGCTGGACCGGCGCCTGGAGCAGATGCGCGCCGAGGGCACCGAGTTCCGCACCGGCGTGAACGTCGGGGTCGACATCACCGCCGAGGAGCTGCGGAGCTCCTACGACGCCGTGGTGCTGGCCGGTGGCGCGACCGCGTGGCGGGACCTGCCCGCGCCCGGCCGCGACACCAAGGGTGTCCACCAGGCGATGGAGTACCTGCCGCTGGCCAACCGGGTCGCGGCCGGCACGCTGGAGACGTCGCCGATTTCGGCCGAGGGCAAGCACGTCGTGGTGATCGGCGGCGGTGACACCGGCGCGGACTGCGTGGGCACCGCTCACCGGCAGGGCGCCGCGTCGGTGACCCAGCTGGAGATCATGCCGAGGCCGCCGGAGACGCGGTCGGAGGCCCACCCGTGGCCGATGTACCCGATGATCTTCCGGGTCTCGTCGGCGCACGAGGAGGGCGGCGAGCGCCTGTACTCGGTGAGCACGCAGGAGTTCCTCGCCGACGACGAGGGCAACCTGCGGGCGCTGCGGCTGGTCGAGGTGCGCAACGAGGGCGGCAAGTTCGTCGAGGTCGAGGGCACCGTGCGGGAGCTGCCCGCACAGCTGGTCCTGCTGGCGATGGGCTTCGTCGGCCCGCAGCGCGAGGGCCTGCTGGAGCAGCTCGGTGTCGAGCTCGACGCCCGCGGGAACGTCGCGCGCGACGAGAACTTCCGCACCAGCGTCGACAACGTGTTCGTGGCCGGTGACATGGGCCGCGGGCAGTCGCTGATCGTGTGGGCGATCGCCGAGGGCCGATCCGCGGCCGCCGGCGTGGACGCCTACCTGACCGGCCGGAACGTCCTGCCGGCCCCGATCGCGCCGACCGACCGGCCGATCGCCTAG
- the gltB gene encoding glutamate synthase large subunit has product MTRHSVRKPEGLYDAQYEHDACGVAFVADMTGRRSHDIVSKALTALRNLEHRGARGAEPETGDGAGILIQVPDEFFRAVTGFELPEAGHYAVGTAFLPLEETARGRAMSAIEGIVAEEGLRVLGWRTVPVDTEHVGPTAASTMPHFAQLFLASREGLRTGLDLERAAFVVRKRAEHLLADEDVYFPSLSARTIVYKGMLTEPQVPRFFPDLTDERVTSAIGLVHSRFSTNTFPSWPLAHPYRYVAHNGEINTLRGNRNWMDARESMLATDLIPGDLKRIYPVITRGASDSASFDEVLELLHLGGRSLPHAVLMMIPEAWENHEEMDEARRAFYEFHSTLMEPWDGPALVSFTDGTQIGAVLDRNGLRPARYWVTEDGLVVLASEVGVLELDQSTIVRKGRLEPGRMFLVDTAEGRIIEDEEIKGQLATEHPYGEWVDQGLVRLEELPEREREVPTHASLVRRQQAFGYTEEELDTLLSPMARSGAEPIGSMGNDSPLAPLSSGPRPIFDYFIQLFAQVTNPPLDAIREELVTSLSTELGAQPNLLEATGESCRRVVLPFPVLDNDELAKLVHINDDGDLPEFTAVTIHGLYDVHGGGDALVARLEEIRTEVSNAISEGARLIVLSDRGVDADHAAIPSLLLTGAVHHHLVRQKTRTQVGIIAETADAREVHHIALLLGYGAAAVNPYLAMATVEELARDGKIPGVTPEQATRNLIKALGKGVRKTMSKMGVSTVASYTGAQIFEALGLSQEVIDTCFTGTTSRLGGVGFDVLHEEVRQRHARAFPRDGFRPNHRELEIGSDYQWRREGEPHLFNPHTVFKLQHSTRTGKYEIFKEYTSSVDEQAKKLFTLRGLFELKEGVRPPVPIEEVEPVSSIVKRFATGAISYGSISQEMHETLAIAMNRLGGKSNTGEGGEDPERLYDPERRSAVKQVASGRFGVTSEYLVNADDIQIKMAQGAKPGEGGQLPGAKVYPWIAKTRHSTPGVGLISPPPHHDIYSIEDLAQLIHDLKNANPAARIHVKLVSEVGVGTVAAGVSKAHADVVLISGHDGGTGASPLSSIKHAGGPWELGLAETQQTLLANRLRDRIVVQTDGQLKTGRDVVIAALLGAEEFGFATAPLVVSGCIMMRVCHLDTCPVGVATQNPKLREKFSGKAEYVVNFFEFIAQEVREYLAKLGFRSIEEAVGHAEVLDTRPAVDHWKARGLDLSPIFHVPDLEPRAARHQVVAQDHGLDKALDNTLIQLAEGALSSGDKVRLELPVRNVNRTVGTMLGSELTKRWGGEGLPDDTIDVTFTGTAGQSFGAFVPRGITLRLFGDANDYVGKGLSGGRIIVRPPKEAKLASEENIIAGNVIGYGATSGQIFLRGKVGERFCVRNSGALAVVEGVGDHGCEYMTGGRVVVLGPTGRNFAAGMSGGIAYVLDLSPLRVNPEMVDVDPLDDEDVEFLRDAVEAHFVETESPVARQLLADWEAGLARFGKVMPKDYKRVLAAQAEAEREGRDVNEAIMEAAHG; this is encoded by the coding sequence GTGACCCGCCACAGTGTTCGCAAGCCGGAAGGCTTGTACGACGCGCAATACGAGCACGACGCCTGCGGTGTCGCGTTCGTCGCCGACATGACCGGCCGACGCAGCCACGACATCGTCTCCAAGGCGTTGACCGCCCTGCGCAACCTCGAACACCGTGGCGCCAGAGGAGCCGAACCGGAGACCGGCGACGGCGCCGGGATCCTGATCCAGGTCCCGGACGAGTTCTTCCGCGCGGTCACCGGCTTCGAGTTGCCCGAGGCCGGCCACTACGCCGTGGGGACCGCGTTCCTGCCGCTGGAGGAGACCGCCCGCGGCCGCGCGATGAGCGCCATCGAGGGCATCGTCGCCGAGGAGGGCCTGCGGGTCCTGGGCTGGCGCACGGTCCCGGTGGACACCGAGCACGTGGGCCCGACCGCGGCCTCGACCATGCCGCACTTCGCGCAGCTGTTCCTCGCCTCGCGCGAGGGCCTGCGCACCGGGCTGGACCTCGAGCGCGCGGCGTTCGTCGTGCGCAAGCGCGCCGAGCACCTGCTGGCCGACGAGGACGTCTACTTCCCGAGCCTGTCCGCGCGGACGATCGTCTACAAGGGAATGCTCACCGAGCCGCAGGTACCGCGGTTCTTCCCGGACCTCACCGACGAGCGCGTGACGAGCGCGATCGGCCTGGTGCACTCCCGCTTCTCGACCAACACCTTCCCGTCCTGGCCGCTGGCGCACCCGTACCGGTACGTGGCGCACAACGGCGAGATCAACACCCTGCGCGGCAACCGGAACTGGATGGACGCGCGCGAGTCGATGCTCGCCACCGACCTCATCCCCGGCGACCTCAAGCGGATCTACCCGGTCATCACCCGCGGCGCGAGCGACTCGGCGAGCTTCGACGAGGTGCTGGAGCTGCTGCACCTGGGCGGCCGCAGCCTGCCGCACGCGGTGCTGATGATGATCCCGGAGGCGTGGGAGAACCACGAGGAGATGGACGAGGCGCGCCGCGCCTTCTACGAGTTCCACTCCACCCTCATGGAGCCGTGGGACGGCCCGGCGCTGGTGTCGTTCACCGACGGCACCCAGATCGGCGCGGTGCTCGACCGCAACGGCCTCCGGCCGGCGCGCTACTGGGTCACCGAGGACGGCCTGGTCGTGCTCGCCAGCGAGGTCGGCGTGCTGGAGCTGGACCAGTCCACGATCGTGCGGAAGGGCCGGCTGGAGCCGGGCCGCATGTTCCTCGTCGACACGGCCGAGGGCCGCATCATCGAGGACGAGGAGATCAAGGGGCAGCTGGCCACCGAGCACCCCTACGGCGAGTGGGTCGACCAGGGCCTGGTGCGCCTGGAGGAGCTGCCCGAGCGCGAGCGCGAGGTGCCCACGCACGCGTCGCTGGTGCGCCGCCAGCAGGCCTTCGGCTACACCGAGGAAGAGCTGGACACGCTGCTGTCGCCGATGGCCCGCAGCGGCGCGGAGCCGATCGGCTCGATGGGCAACGACTCGCCGCTGGCGCCGCTGTCGTCCGGCCCGCGCCCGATCTTCGACTACTTCATCCAGCTGTTCGCGCAGGTCACCAACCCCCCGCTGGACGCGATCCGCGAGGAGCTGGTGACCTCGCTGAGCACCGAGCTCGGCGCGCAGCCCAACCTGCTGGAGGCCACCGGCGAGTCCTGCCGCCGCGTCGTCCTGCCCTTCCCGGTGCTGGACAACGACGAGCTGGCCAAGCTGGTGCACATCAACGACGACGGCGACCTGCCGGAGTTCACCGCGGTCACCATCCACGGTCTCTACGACGTGCACGGCGGCGGTGACGCGCTGGTGGCACGCCTGGAGGAGATCCGGACCGAGGTGTCCAACGCGATCTCCGAGGGCGCGCGGCTGATCGTGCTGTCCGACCGCGGTGTCGACGCCGACCACGCGGCCATCCCGTCGCTGCTGCTGACCGGCGCGGTGCACCACCACCTGGTGCGGCAGAAGACCCGCACCCAGGTCGGGATCATCGCCGAGACCGCCGACGCCCGCGAGGTGCACCACATCGCGCTGCTGCTCGGCTACGGCGCCGCCGCGGTCAACCCGTACCTGGCGATGGCCACGGTCGAGGAGCTGGCCCGCGACGGCAAGATCCCGGGCGTCACGCCGGAGCAGGCCACCCGGAACCTGATCAAGGCGCTGGGCAAGGGCGTCCGCAAGACCATGTCGAAGATGGGAGTGTCCACTGTGGCCTCCTACACCGGCGCGCAGATCTTCGAGGCGCTCGGCCTGTCGCAGGAGGTCATCGACACCTGCTTCACCGGCACGACCTCGCGCCTGGGCGGCGTCGGCTTCGACGTGCTGCACGAGGAGGTCCGGCAGCGGCACGCCCGCGCGTTCCCGCGCGACGGGTTCCGCCCGAACCACCGCGAGCTGGAGATCGGCTCGGACTACCAGTGGCGGCGCGAGGGCGAGCCGCACCTGTTCAACCCGCACACGGTCTTCAAGCTGCAGCACTCCACGCGCACCGGCAAGTACGAGATCTTCAAGGAGTACACCAGCTCCGTCGACGAGCAGGCGAAGAAGCTGTTCACGCTGCGCGGCCTGTTCGAGCTGAAGGAGGGCGTGCGGCCGCCGGTGCCGATCGAGGAGGTCGAGCCGGTCTCCTCGATCGTGAAGCGGTTCGCCACCGGCGCCATCTCCTACGGCTCGATCTCGCAGGAGATGCACGAGACCCTCGCGATCGCGATGAACCGGCTGGGCGGCAAGTCCAACACCGGTGAGGGCGGCGAAGACCCGGAGCGGCTCTACGACCCCGAGCGGCGCAGCGCCGTCAAGCAGGTCGCCAGCGGCCGGTTCGGCGTGACGAGCGAGTACCTGGTCAACGCCGACGACATCCAGATCAAGATGGCGCAGGGCGCCAAGCCCGGTGAGGGCGGCCAGCTGCCCGGCGCGAAGGTGTACCCGTGGATCGCCAAGACGCGGCACTCCACCCCGGGTGTGGGCCTGATTTCGCCGCCGCCGCACCACGACATCTACTCGATCGAGGACCTGGCGCAGCTGATCCACGACCTGAAGAACGCCAACCCGGCCGCCCGCATCCACGTGAAGCTGGTGTCCGAGGTCGGCGTCGGCACGGTCGCGGCCGGGGTGTCCAAGGCGCACGCGGACGTCGTGCTGATCTCCGGACACGACGGCGGCACCGGCGCCTCGCCGCTGTCCTCGATCAAGCACGCGGGCGGCCCGTGGGAGCTGGGCCTGGCCGAGACGCAGCAGACGCTGCTGGCCAACCGGCTGCGCGACCGGATCGTGGTGCAGACCGACGGCCAGCTCAAGACCGGCCGCGACGTCGTGATCGCCGCGCTGCTCGGGGCCGAGGAGTTCGGCTTCGCGACCGCGCCGCTCGTGGTGTCCGGCTGCATCATGATGCGGGTCTGCCACCTGGACACCTGCCCGGTCGGGGTCGCGACGCAGAACCCGAAGCTGCGCGAGAAGTTCAGCGGCAAGGCCGAGTACGTGGTGAACTTCTTCGAGTTCATCGCCCAGGAGGTGCGCGAGTACCTGGCCAAGCTCGGGTTCCGCTCGATCGAGGAGGCCGTCGGGCACGCCGAGGTGCTCGACACCCGGCCCGCCGTCGACCACTGGAAGGCCCGCGGCCTGGACCTCTCGCCGATCTTCCACGTGCCCGACCTGGAGCCGCGGGCCGCGCGGCACCAGGTCGTCGCGCAGGACCACGGCCTGGACAAGGCGCTGGACAACACGTTGATCCAGCTCGCCGAGGGCGCGCTGAGCTCCGGCGACAAGGTGCGGCTGGAACTGCCGGTGCGCAACGTCAACCGGACCGTGGGCACGATGCTCGGGTCGGAGCTGACCAAGCGGTGGGGCGGCGAAGGCCTGCCGGACGACACGATCGACGTGACGTTCACCGGCACGGCCGGGCAGTCGTTCGGCGCGTTCGTGCCCAGGGGCATCACGCTGCGGCTGTTCGGTGACGCCAACGACTACGTCGGCAAGGGCCTGTCCGGTGGCCGCATCATCGTGCGGCCACCGAAGGAGGCCAAGCTGGCGTCCGAGGAGAACATCATCGCCGGCAACGTGATCGGCTACGGCGCGACCAGCGGGCAGATCTTCCTGCGCGGCAAGGTCGGCGAGCGGTTCTGCGTGCGCAATTCCGGAGCCCTCGCGGTGGTCGAAGGCGTCGGTGACCACGGCTGCGAGTACATGACCGGCGGTCGCGTGGTCGTGCTCGGGCCGACCGGCCGCAACTTCGCCGCCGGCATGTCCGGCGGGATCGCGTACGTGCTGGACCTGTCGCCGCTGCGGGTGAACCCGGAGATGGTCGACGTCGACCCGCTGGACGACGAGGACGTCGAATTCCTGCGGGACGCGGTCGAGGCGCACTTCGTGGAGACCGAGTCGCCGGTGGCGCGGCAGCTGCTGGCCGACTGGGAGGCCGGCCTCGCCCGCTTCGGCAAGGTCATGCCCAAGGACTACAAGCGAGTCCTGGCCGCGCAGGCGGAAGCCGAGCGCGAGGGCCGGGACGTGAACGAGGCCATCATGGAGGCCGCTCATGGCTGA
- a CDS encoding 2-keto-4-pentenoate hydratase, with the protein MSEWSIAEAARVLLAAADAGTARGPLTAEWPALDVRTAYAVQDEALRLRLARGEKLIGLKLGLTSKAKQERMNVDRPVMAWLTDAMVLPAAEPLPPLIHPRAEPEIVFVLGSRLAGPGVTAATAMAAVDRVYGGIEIIDSRYQDFRFAAADTIADNASSAVFRTGPLGLAPGGLDLSLEGCLLEVDGAIVDSATGAAVLGHPGEALALAANSLAERGLALQAGWIVLTGGLTDAVPVDAGSRVAAHFTSLGSVTVAG; encoded by the coding sequence GTGAGCGAGTGGAGCATCGCGGAGGCGGCGCGGGTGCTGCTGGCGGCGGCTGACGCGGGGACGGCCCGGGGGCCGCTCACCGCGGAGTGGCCCGCGCTGGACGTGCGGACGGCCTACGCCGTGCAGGACGAGGCGCTGCGCCTGCGGCTGGCGCGGGGCGAGAAGCTGATCGGCCTGAAACTCGGTCTGACGTCGAAGGCCAAGCAGGAACGGATGAACGTGGACCGGCCGGTGATGGCCTGGCTGACCGACGCCATGGTGCTGCCCGCGGCGGAGCCGCTGCCGCCGTTGATCCACCCGCGGGCCGAGCCGGAGATCGTGTTCGTCCTGGGTTCCCGGCTGGCCGGGCCGGGCGTGACGGCGGCGACCGCGATGGCGGCGGTGGACCGGGTGTACGGCGGGATCGAGATCATCGACTCGCGGTACCAGGACTTCCGTTTCGCCGCCGCGGACACGATCGCGGACAACGCCTCATCGGCGGTGTTCCGGACCGGGCCGCTGGGGCTGGCGCCGGGCGGGCTGGACCTGTCCCTGGAGGGTTGCCTGCTGGAGGTCGACGGGGCGATCGTGGACAGCGCGACCGGCGCCGCGGTGCTCGGGCATCCCGGTGAGGCGCTCGCGCTGGCGGCGAACTCGCTGGCGGAGCGGGGACTGGCACTCCAGGCGGGGTGGATCGTGCTGACCGGCGGGCTGACCGACGCGGTGCCGGTCGACGCGGGATCCCGGGTGGCGGCCCACTTCACGAGCCTGGGCTCGGTGACGGTCGCGGGGTGA
- a CDS encoding MBL fold metallo-hydrolase, which yields MDGLALRFLGHSTVRLEIAGRVVLTDPVLTRTVGGLIRVVPPPDPAAYAGADLVLISHLHGDHLHVPSLRMVRPGVPIVVPRGAGAWLRRRGFAAVVELDVGDEFADGDLRVTAVRADHSGHRWGPRFTHGPQAPATGHVVEGPGARVYVAGDTDLHDEMGSLGPVDVAVLPVWGWGPNLGPGHLDPVRAAEAVDLVRPRIAVPVHWGTLAVPGVARTRRMRRLLVDPPREFAAAVRGETHVALTEPGEVVELRGISR from the coding sequence GTGGACGGTCTGGCGCTGCGTTTCCTCGGCCACTCCACGGTCCGCCTGGAGATCGCCGGCCGGGTCGTGCTGACCGATCCGGTGCTGACGCGCACCGTGGGCGGGCTGATCCGGGTCGTGCCGCCGCCGGACCCCGCCGCGTACGCCGGCGCCGATCTGGTGCTGATCTCCCACCTGCACGGCGACCACCTGCACGTGCCGTCGTTGCGGATGGTGCGGCCGGGCGTGCCGATCGTGGTGCCGCGCGGGGCCGGTGCGTGGCTTCGGCGGCGCGGGTTCGCCGCGGTGGTGGAACTGGACGTCGGGGACGAGTTCGCCGACGGGGACCTGCGGGTCACGGCCGTCCGCGCCGACCATTCCGGACACCGCTGGGGCCCGCGGTTCACGCACGGCCCGCAGGCGCCCGCGACCGGGCACGTCGTGGAAGGGCCGGGCGCGCGGGTGTACGTGGCCGGGGACACCGACCTGCACGACGAGATGGGCTCGCTGGGTCCCGTCGACGTCGCGGTCCTGCCGGTGTGGGGCTGGGGGCCGAACCTGGGGCCGGGCCACCTGGACCCGGTGCGCGCCGCGGAGGCGGTCGACCTGGTGCGGCCGCGGATCGCGGTGCCGGTGCACTGGGGCACGCTGGCGGTGCCCGGTGTGGCGCGGACGCGCCGGATGCGGCGGTTGCTGGTCGATCCGCCGCGCGAGTTCGCCGCCGCCGTGCGCGGCGAGACGCACGTCGCCCTCACCGAACCGGGTGAAGTCGTCGAGCTGCGTGGGATTTCCCGGTGA
- a CDS encoding phage holin family protein has protein sequence MTSAERGRLLRRGRSLARFALVWLTASLALVGMDDLLVGFAMPEWWQPLVCGLLLSLLTAVVWPQVLRVALPLALFTLGIGSFLLLGAGAVAAFAAVPGVEINGLRTGFLVVVGVSAVSGVVSSLLAIDEDEVFFRRARRRSRRCPDLEADVPPGLIFLQVDGLGYDVVRRAVRDGDMPTLARWLAEDSHALVRWQTDWSSQTGASVCGILHGSNHDILGFRWYEKDRDHVMACAHPRDAAEIERRHSTGRGLLAGDGASHGNLFTGDAPHVSLTMSAVSVLLPKGLRRRRADRVGAGYYAYFANPVNALRTLGSALVDVGRELSAAARQRRAGVVPRVPRGGLYPLARPGTTVISRDVVVSAVLEDMLNGRPVVYADFLGYDEVAHHSGIERFDTLAVLRGIDQQIGRLHRAARLGPRRYHLVVLSDHGQTQGWAFAHRFGESLEELVGRLCGGPGPEVAGSGPVATRLRERVSGKRRIEHRPREDERHEVARVAPGVVVVVSGHVGMVSFTEHAGRVSLETIEAEYPDLLPALVDHPGVGFVLVRSEADGPVVLGRDGVHRLATGEVLGADPLAEYGPHAPDLIRRVDGFPHCADLMINSRWDPETGEASPFEIHVGSHGGLGGEQERGFLIYPRGFEPPGELVGAESLHRLFRLWLTKLGHPEPGVE, from the coding sequence ATGACTTCGGCGGAACGGGGCCGGCTGCTCCGGCGTGGACGGTCGCTCGCGCGGTTCGCCCTGGTGTGGCTGACCGCGTCGCTCGCGCTGGTGGGCATGGACGACCTGCTCGTCGGCTTCGCGATGCCGGAGTGGTGGCAGCCTCTGGTGTGCGGTCTGCTGCTGAGCCTGCTGACCGCGGTGGTGTGGCCGCAGGTGCTGCGGGTGGCGTTGCCGCTGGCCCTGTTCACCCTCGGCATCGGCAGCTTCCTGCTGCTCGGCGCGGGCGCGGTGGCCGCGTTCGCCGCCGTCCCCGGCGTGGAGATCAACGGGTTGCGGACCGGTTTCCTCGTCGTGGTCGGGGTGTCGGCGGTCAGCGGTGTCGTGTCGAGCCTGCTGGCGATCGACGAGGACGAGGTGTTCTTCCGCCGGGCCCGCCGCCGGTCGCGGCGGTGCCCCGACCTCGAGGCCGACGTGCCACCCGGGCTGATCTTCCTGCAGGTCGACGGCCTCGGCTACGACGTCGTGCGCCGCGCGGTGCGCGACGGTGACATGCCGACGCTGGCCCGCTGGCTCGCCGAGGACAGCCACGCCCTGGTGCGCTGGCAGACCGACTGGAGTTCGCAGACCGGCGCGAGCGTGTGCGGGATCCTGCACGGCTCGAACCACGACATCCTCGGGTTCCGCTGGTACGAAAAGGACCGCGATCACGTGATGGCGTGCGCCCACCCGCGCGACGCGGCCGAGATCGAGCGCCGGCACTCGACCGGGCGCGGGCTGCTCGCGGGCGACGGCGCGAGCCACGGCAACCTGTTCACCGGCGACGCGCCGCACGTGAGCCTCACGATGAGTGCGGTGTCCGTGCTCCTGCCGAAGGGGCTGCGCCGACGCCGCGCGGACCGGGTCGGCGCCGGGTACTACGCCTACTTCGCCAACCCGGTCAACGCGTTGCGCACGTTGGGTTCGGCGCTGGTCGACGTGGGCCGGGAGCTGTCGGCCGCCGCCCGGCAACGGCGGGCCGGTGTGGTACCGCGGGTCCCGCGCGGCGGGCTGTACCCGCTGGCGCGACCGGGCACCACGGTCATCTCGCGGGACGTCGTGGTGTCCGCGGTGCTGGAGGACATGCTCAACGGCCGGCCGGTGGTGTACGCGGACTTCCTGGGGTACGACGAGGTCGCCCACCACTCCGGCATCGAGCGGTTCGACACGCTGGCCGTGCTGCGCGGGATCGACCAGCAGATCGGCCGCCTGCACCGGGCCGCGCGGCTGGGACCGCGCAGGTACCACCTGGTCGTGCTGTCCGATCACGGGCAGACGCAGGGCTGGGCGTTCGCGCACCGGTTCGGGGAGTCGCTGGAGGAACTGGTCGGCCGGCTGTGTGGCGGGCCCGGCCCGGAGGTGGCCGGCTCCGGGCCGGTGGCGACCCGGCTGCGGGAACGGGTGAGCGGCAAGCGGCGCATCGAGCACCGCCCGCGCGAGGACGAGCGCCACGAGGTCGCGCGGGTGGCGCCCGGCGTGGTCGTGGTGGTGTCCGGGCACGTCGGGATGGTGTCGTTCACCGAGCACGCGGGGCGGGTGTCGCTGGAGACCATCGAGGCCGAGTACCCGGATCTGCTGCCGGCCCTGGTCGACCACCCCGGGGTCGGTTTCGTGCTGGTGCGGTCCGAGGCGGACGGCCCGGTCGTGCTGGGGCGGGACGGGGTGCACCGGCTCGCCACCGGCGAGGTTCTCGGTGCGGACCCGCTCGCGGAGTACGGGCCGCACGCGCCGGACCTGATCCGCCGGGTCGACGGGTTTCCGCACTGCGCGGACCTGATGATCAATTCGCGGTGGGACCCGGAGACCGGGGAGGCTTCGCCGTTCGAGATCCACGTCGGGTCGCACGGTGGGCTGGGCGGCGAGCAGGAGCGCGGGTTCCTGATCTACCCCCGGGGTTTCGAGCCGCCCGGGGAGCTCGTGGGGGCCGAGTCGTTGCACCGGTTGTTCCGGTTGTGGCTGACCAAGCTCGGTCACCCCGAGCCCGGGGTCGAGTGA